In Turicibacter sanguinis, a genomic segment contains:
- a CDS encoding restriction endonuclease, whose product MEKRIVYIAYLIIAFVVFDFFYGFTDWIAKWQMWNWYLIILLLTIAALLLIKYKQNQRKLALDEYSKQNERRRLQLSQLVLFEQLEHLSDESFNQLLKLFYELKGYESVEVATNPATQGYDLLMWSQGEKIIVKWFKCVPLIKDLYTDPAGLEMSVGDIVGVSDIRGVLGAMQDFDVQADQAIVITTSDFNDEAKDFANRNHIELLTGYEFYHEIENLRENGTSLVLNVSEMEL is encoded by the coding sequence ATGGAAAAAAGAATCGTTTATATTGCATATTTAATTATTGCATTTGTTGTTTTTGATTTCTTTTATGGATTTACGGATTGGATTGCAAAGTGGCAGATGTGGAATTGGTATCTTATTATTTTACTCTTAACCATTGCTGCTTTATTGTTGATTAAATATAAACAAAATCAACGTAAATTAGCATTAGATGAGTATAGTAAGCAAAATGAAAGACGTCGACTACAGCTAAGCCAACTCGTTTTATTTGAGCAACTAGAGCATTTAAGTGATGAATCCTTTAACCAATTATTAAAATTATTTTATGAACTGAAGGGATATGAATCGGTTGAAGTAGCGACTAATCCGGCGACGCAAGGTTATGATTTGTTAATGTGGTCACAAGGTGAAAAAATCATTGTCAAGTGGTTTAAATGTGTTCCCTTAATCAAAGATTTATATACCGATCCAGCAGGATTAGAAATGTCAGTCGGTGATATCGTTGGGGTTAGTGACATTCGAGGTGTTTTAGGAGCGATGCAAGATTTTGATGTTCAAGCAGATCAAGCTATTGTCATTACAACAAGTGATTTTAATGATGAAGCGAAAGATTTTGCAAATCGGAATCACATTGAATTGCTAACCGGATATGAGTTTTACCATGAAATTGAAAACTTAAGGGAAAACGGAACGAGTCTCGTTTTAAATGTCAGTGAAATGGAACTCTAG
- a CDS encoding YccF domain-containing protein, which translates to MSCLGNLVWLLFGGLWASLIWCLFGVLWCLTIVGIPVGLQCFKLAKLQLAPFGKEVVTVNNGSGTFVLNILWLLFGGLEMALVNLVSALMLAISIVGIPFAFQAIKMAKLSLMPFGKEVI; encoded by the coding sequence ATGTCATGTCTTGGAAATCTAGTATGGCTACTTTTTGGCGGGTTATGGGCCTCATTAATTTGGTGTTTGTTTGGCGTTCTCTGGTGTCTAACGATTGTTGGCATTCCGGTTGGTCTGCAATGCTTTAAGTTAGCTAAATTACAATTAGCTCCATTTGGTAAAGAGGTTGTGACAGTCAACAATGGAAGTGGGACTTTTGTTTTAAATATTTTATGGTTACTTTTTGGTGGGTTAGAAATGGCTTTAGTGAATTTAGTGAGTGCTTTAATGTTAGCTATTTCTATTGTTGGAATTCCATTCGCTTTTCAGGCCATTAAAATGGCAAAGTTATCTCTAATGCCGTTTGGTAAAGAAGTTATTTGA
- a CDS encoding aldehyde dehydrogenase: MKALNSNLTNHQTHREKQESMKTELNHILTQHQDYLEQRGGNIPLSVRIEGLKRLKETIKKYEVDLQEALKIDLGKNEFEAYSTEIGFIYASIDYTLKRLKKWARPKRVKSEAAQLIGTSLIIPSAYGVVLIIGPFNYPVQLLLEPLIGAIAGGNVAVLKPSEFTPHVESVMVRLIKEAFDSRYVSVVTGDYQVNQALLDLRFDYIFFTGSVNVGKIVMEKASHHLTPLTLELGGKSPVIVDETANLKLAAKRIAWGKFMNAGQTCVAPDYVMVHHSVYEAFLKELQTVIKSFYGDNIQSNPEFGRIVTTRHASRLADLIEGNRDQVVMGGAVDLEDRFIEPTVFKEVTLTSSLMEDELFGPLLPTMSYQSMDEIKRCLKAHPNPLAFYVFSENKAFSHQLITQFSFGGGCINDTITHVASSRLPFGGVGSSGMGRYHGEASFKTFTYEKSMVNRSTKIHLNLVFPPYKDKLKLIKKIMK; the protein is encoded by the coding sequence ATGAAAGCATTAAATTCTAATTTAACGAACCATCAAACTCATCGTGAGAAACAAGAATCAATGAAGACAGAATTAAATCATATTTTGACTCAGCATCAAGATTATCTTGAGCAACGAGGAGGGAATATTCCACTTTCTGTACGAATCGAAGGATTAAAACGATTAAAAGAAACGATTAAAAAATATGAAGTGGACTTACAAGAAGCCTTAAAGATTGATTTAGGAAAAAATGAATTTGAAGCTTATTCAACCGAGATAGGTTTTATTTACGCTTCTATTGATTATACGTTAAAAAGATTAAAGAAGTGGGCGCGTCCTAAACGTGTGAAATCAGAAGCGGCACAATTAATTGGAACGTCTTTGATTATTCCAAGTGCCTATGGTGTTGTTTTAATTATTGGTCCCTTTAATTATCCAGTGCAACTGTTATTAGAACCTTTAATCGGGGCTATTGCAGGTGGAAATGTTGCGGTTTTAAAACCGTCTGAGTTTACACCACATGTTGAATCAGTTATGGTTCGTTTAATAAAGGAAGCCTTTGATTCTCGATATGTCTCAGTGGTGACAGGTGATTACCAAGTGAATCAGGCTTTGCTTGATTTACGATTTGATTATATTTTCTTTACCGGAAGTGTGAATGTTGGAAAGATTGTGATGGAAAAAGCAAGCCATCATTTAACACCTCTTACACTTGAACTTGGAGGAAAATCACCTGTAATTGTAGATGAAACAGCGAATTTAAAGTTGGCTGCTAAGCGTATTGCATGGGGAAAATTTATGAACGCTGGTCAAACCTGTGTTGCCCCTGATTACGTGATGGTTCATCATTCCGTTTATGAAGCTTTTTTAAAAGAGTTACAGACGGTCATTAAGTCATTTTACGGAGATAACATTCAATCAAATCCTGAGTTTGGACGTATTGTAACGACCCGTCATGCGTCGCGTTTAGCTGATTTAATAGAAGGAAATCGTGATCAGGTTGTGATGGGTGGAGCTGTTGATTTAGAAGATCGTTTTATTGAACCTACTGTATTCAAAGAGGTGACCTTAACTTCTTCTTTAATGGAGGATGAGTTATTTGGTCCTCTTCTTCCGACGATGTCTTATCAATCAATGGATGAGATTAAGCGTTGTTTAAAAGCTCATCCTAATCCATTAGCTTTTTATGTTTTTTCTGAAAATAAAGCCTTTAGTCATCAATTAATCACGCAGTTTTCGTTTGGTGGAGGTTGTATCAACGATACCATTACGCATGTTGCGTCTTCAAGACTGCCTTTTGGAGGGGTTGGAAGTTCTGGAATGGGTCGTTATCATGGAGAGGCAAGTTTTAAGACGTTCACTTACGAAAAAAGCATGGTGAATCGCTCGACGAAAATTCACTTAAATCTTGTGTTCCCTCCGTACAAAGACAAGTTAAAATTAATTAAAAAGATTATGAAATAA
- a CDS encoding magnesium transporter CorA family protein, with protein MRNEVNFVNSLTNSGFQWINLINPTHQEVEAMCKEHDLEFETVITALDEEERSRVQIEDNFTMIIVDVPVSYESDTYYSTVPLGIVKTDKLLLTLCTQELSVFSKRLKTQTKSINGHIYQILYTISIQYLGYLRVIERKSSQVERALRQTPQNEDLIEMLDLQKSLVYMSSSLRSNQIVLERLVKLEKSDTPEAEMLEDVIIENKQAIDMSKIYGNILNSNLNVFETIISNNLNMVMKFLTVVSVIIAVPTVVSSFWGMNVPVPFQENQYGFLIVTIISIIITGLAGVYINKKENRRYKRK; from the coding sequence ATGAGAAATGAAGTGAATTTTGTTAATTCACTGACGAATAGTGGGTTTCAATGGATTAATTTAATTAATCCAACGCATCAAGAGGTTGAGGCTATGTGTAAAGAGCATGACCTTGAGTTTGAAACAGTTATTACGGCACTCGATGAGGAGGAACGTTCTCGTGTTCAAATCGAAGATAACTTTACGATGATCATTGTTGACGTCCCTGTTTCATATGAGTCTGATACATATTATTCAACGGTTCCTTTAGGAATTGTAAAAACAGATAAATTATTATTAACACTGTGTACACAAGAGTTAAGTGTCTTTAGTAAGCGATTAAAGACCCAAACGAAAAGTATTAATGGTCATATTTATCAAATTCTTTATACGATTTCGATTCAATATTTAGGATACTTACGTGTCATTGAACGAAAAAGTAGTCAAGTTGAGCGTGCCCTTCGCCAAACGCCTCAAAACGAAGATTTAATTGAAATGCTAGACTTACAAAAATCATTAGTATACATGTCATCCTCACTTCGCTCAAACCAAATCGTCCTTGAACGTCTAGTTAAGCTTGAAAAATCAGATACGCCAGAAGCTGAGATGCTTGAAGATGTGATTATCGAAAATAAGCAGGCCATAGACATGTCAAAGATTTATGGAAATATCTTAAATAGCAACTTAAATGTCTTTGAAACGATTATCTCAAATAACTTGAATATGGTCATGAAGTTTTTGACAGTTGTTTCTGTGATTATTGCGGTTCCAACGGTTGTATCAAGTTTCTGGGGGATGAACGTCCCGGTGCCATTTCAAGAAAATCAATATGGCTTTTTAATTGTAACGATTATTTCAATTATTATTACCGGGTTAGCGGGTGTTTATATTAATAAAAAGGAAAACCGACGTTATAAAAGAAAATAA
- a CDS encoding beta/alpha barrel domain-containing protein has product MTSEKVHTPEKLVPEVTSNLRKNFVRVPEVIRNCSGIRIFGKRLKSFIFTTDVAIIKNTNADAVIAVYPFTPQPTITQAILTVSDIPVICGVGGGLTHGTRSGNIALHAEFQGAIAVVLNAPTPHETIRYVKESIDIPVVVTVVSESTDVQSKIEAGADIINVSGGANTAAIVRSIRQKFPTIPIMATGGPTNESILETIAAGANAITYTPPTNGELFRVKMEQYREIENSGQTYQLTPTEKEALAE; this is encoded by the coding sequence ATGACTTCTGAAAAAGTTCATACACCCGAAAAATTAGTTCCTGAGGTTACTAGTAACTTGCGTAAAAATTTTGTTCGCGTTCCTGAAGTGATTCGTAATTGCAGTGGAATCCGTATTTTTGGTAAACGATTAAAATCATTTATTTTTACAACTGATGTTGCAATCATAAAAAATACAAATGCTGATGCTGTTATTGCTGTTTATCCATTTACCCCACAACCTACTATTACCCAAGCCATCTTAACAGTCTCTGACATCCCTGTTATCTGCGGAGTTGGTGGAGGATTAACTCACGGAACACGTTCTGGAAACATTGCGCTTCACGCTGAATTCCAAGGTGCAATTGCCGTTGTCTTAAATGCACCAACCCCACACGAAACCATTAGGTACGTTAAAGAAAGTATCGATATTCCAGTTGTTGTAACCGTTGTTTCGGAATCAACAGATGTTCAATCTAAAATTGAAGCGGGAGCTGACATCATTAATGTCAGTGGAGGTGCCAATACCGCGGCCATTGTTCGTTCTATTCGTCAAAAATTCCCAACTATCCCAATTATGGCAACGGGTGGACCAACAAATGAATCAATCTTAGAAACCATTGCGGCAGGAGCAAATGCCATTACTTATACACCTCCAACAAATGGAGAATTATTCCGTGTTAAAATGGAACAATACCGTGAAATTGAAAACAGTGGTCAAACTTATCAATTAACACCCACTGAAAAAGAAGCATTAGCTGAATAA